Proteins from a genomic interval of Deltaproteobacteria bacterium:
- a CDS encoding arginine N-succinyltransferase: MDMFAKQDQDSVKKARLKRPHVVLTILIATLACTIALAWWVKRNIYASEFQPTRLNEKEQQVLAQKLARLEQSAAGSKSSPERKKKLRYPVPLEPEPYREDDASRVINLSEKELNALVANDPEIARRMAIDLANDLVSVKLLLPIDDGFPILGGKTLRLSLGLTLGYNKGRPVVAVRGVSLGGIPLPGAWWGDIKNKNLVEEFSGEGGFWQLFSRGVEYIKVRQGHLQIRLKE; the protein is encoded by the coding sequence ATGGATATGTTCGCAAAGCAGGACCAGGATTCGGTGAAGAAGGCCCGCTTGAAGAGGCCTCATGTAGTGCTGACTATTTTGATCGCCACCCTGGCATGTACTATTGCTCTGGCCTGGTGGGTCAAACGGAACATCTATGCCTCGGAATTTCAGCCCACCCGCCTCAATGAAAAGGAGCAGCAAGTACTCGCCCAGAAGCTTGCCAGGCTGGAGCAGTCAGCAGCCGGCAGCAAGTCTTCTCCGGAGAGGAAAAAGAAGCTGCGTTATCCTGTGCCACTCGAGCCGGAACCATACAGAGAGGATGATGCCAGCCGGGTGATCAACCTGTCTGAAAAGGAACTGAATGCCCTGGTGGCCAATGATCCAGAAATCGCCAGACGGATGGCCATCGACCTGGCCAATGACCTGGTAAGTGTGAAGCTGCTGCTGCCCATTGACGATGGTTTTCCGATCCTGGGCGGCAAGACATTGCGTCTCAGCCTTGGCCTCACTCTGGGCTATAACAAGGGGCGGCCAGTGGTAGCTGTGCGCGGTGTGAGTCTGGGAGGCATTCCTCTGCCAGGCGCCTGGTGGGGTGATATCAAGAACAAGAATCTGGTGGAAGAATTCAGCGGGGAGGGCGGCTTCTGGCAGTTGTTTTCCAGAGGAGTGGAATACATAAAGGTTCGTCAGGGTCACTTGCAGATCAGACTGAAAGAATGA